A segment of the Zalophus californianus isolate mZalCal1 chromosome 3, mZalCal1.pri.v2, whole genome shotgun sequence genome:
ATGCAATGAAAAGtaaattagggtgcctgggtggctcagttggttgaccaccccccaactcttggtttcagctcaggtcatgatctcagggtcttgagattgagccctgcgttagGGTCTGCGTGAGAAGTCAGCTTGgattcttcccctttccctccccctttgctccctccaccccctcagccccccacccccggcctcaTGCACGCAGCACATGCTGTCTCTcccgctcgctctctctctcaaataaaatcttaaaaaaaaaaaaaaaaactcccatcTAGGTTCCAACCTTGGCAGTAATTACAgttttttgttgtagttgttaCTGTTAGGTTTCCTATGTGTCATTCTAGaaacattgtatataaatatataagaatacacttgtgtaggggcgcctgggtggctcagatggttaagtgtctgccttcagctcaggtcatgatcccggggtcctgggatcaagccccacatctggctccttgctcagcaggcagcctgcttctccctctcccactccccctgcttgtgttccctctctcgctgtctctctctctgtcaaataaataaataaaatcttaaaaaaaaaaaagaatacacttgTGTATATTAATGGAAGCATATATATGGTTCtgtatttttgggtttttttatctAGTATCAGCACATGtagagctattttttaaaaagggctacataatattacaaataaagatgTACCCATCCTTAGTTGATAGATATTTACTATTTCaagttttctgcttttaaaacagTGCAACAGTAAACATTCTGGTATGTCTTCAGTACAGCCCAAGTGTACCTATGGGATAAATTCCTAAACATAGAATTATTAAAGGATGTATGCATTTTAGATTTTGATAGATTAACTTAAGTGTATGTATTTAGAAAAGCTCCTCTGgtatttaggaaaaatatattccttctGAAGCAAAGTAAGACTTGGTTTGACTCTAATGAAATTCACATGTTCACTTTCTTGTTTTTACTTAAAGCCGGTGCCTACTGCATTGGCTCAGGTAGATAGAGAAAAAATCTATCAGTGGATCAATGAGCTGTCCagtcctgagacaagggaaaatGCTTTGCTGGAGCTGAGTAAGAAGCGAGAATCTGTCCCTGATCTTGCACCCATGCTGTGGCATTCATTTGGTACTATTGCAGCACTTTTACAGGTGGGTATATATCTGTGAATTGCAGTCCAGTCCTGTTCATCacacttctttctctctgcctttgctcaAATGATTTTGAAGACTTTAGTAGAATGATTCTTTAAATGTTAGCATTTGTAAGAATCTGTTTTGGAAAAGTCTAAGGTGCTTGTCAAAATGCAGGTTCATAGATTTTAcccaaaagatttatttagtctgagattaaaaatctgtatttttcaacaaatcatggaatactacatcaaaaactaatgatgtactgtatggtgactaacataacataataacacaaaaattataataaatatgtaaataaataaataaaatgaaaatctgtatttttagcaAGCACCTGCCCCGTTCTTAGGTCATTCTGATGCAGGCAGTCTGAGAACCACACTTTGAGCAGCACGGCTTTAGGAATACTACAAGACATTTCTAGGTGACAGAGGAGAAAAGGTGGAAGGTAAAGTATAAGAACTGCAGGGTATATTCTGGTGAACAGAAATGTTAAGATATAGATATAACAGCTGTAGGATTAGAGATAGGTATGCTTCTACATTAAAGAATAAATCACTGATGTGGTTCTGACTATAATGGTCATTTGTGAAGAATAAATTGATACAGTATAATCCTAAGATACCAAGATAATGGAATACTCATCCTTTAAAGTATTGTCTAAAATTCCtaataattaatttttcaaatctgttaaataaatttatattcagtTCCTACTTCATGTAGCGAAGaaactaatctttttttaaattaaagtataattaacattagTTTCTATTAGGTTCAGGTAttcaatataatgattcaacgaTTGAATAATTCTGTACTCACTGCTTAATacaataagtgtattcttaatccctaAAACTAATcctttttatctttacattttcaataaaagttttacaattaaaataaaaagaattgtttaCAGCAGATCATCCCCTTTGGACAGAGAGTACACATATTCACTGCTGTTTGTACGTATCTCCATGCGTATACTCCTGTTCTTATCTCTCCCTGTCTGCAGTTGCTACCTGACCAAACTCAGACTTCTTTATGAGTCACTGTGGTTGATTTACTGACACTTGCTATCTGGCCAACTATCTTATCACTGTAACTCAAAACAGGGTGTTAACAAAAAGAAGGGATTATAACAATAACAGCCATAGCCCCTCAAATGAAGGTCTCAGCAGATGCTGGGTATAAGAGGAAGTGTAGGTGACCACACTTGACTCCAGAGGAATCTTCCTAGAGACCTGCGTAGAAATGTCTCATAGTCTCAGGTATATTTGTGATGAAAAAATAGGaccattatttgtttatttttgctcgcACTTTGATGTTTCAGTTCTTGCAAGATATATGGAATTACGGGTTGGGGGTTTGTAGGGTTTTTGCTTTAATGCCATGGAAATTAATTTTGAAGtagttatttattcatctggtgctggtttccattttttaggaaattgtaaatatttatccatctatcaaCCCCCCCACCTTGACAGCACACCAATCTAATAGAGTTTGCAATGCTCTGGCTTTGCTGCAATGTGTGGCATCACACCCAGAAACCAGGTAAGCGCTTTGATGAGCCTGGTGATGGAGGTTTGTATCAAATACGGTCTTTTCTGAATGATGAGAGGAAGGGCATGCAGTAGGAGTAGGAAGCATGTGTGTGGATGTGGATCTTCAggattttcatttgcttttttttttcctgaagaatttctttctctaattAACCAAGTTTTCATGTAGTAACAGTACAGTATTGTTTAACatgttcttttataaattttttttgcctttttttttattatggtaaaatctATATAACATAAACTTACCATTTCAACCATCTTTAAGCCTAGAGTTCAgtagtattaaatatatttataatgggCAACCATCCCCACCATACATCTCCATAACTCTTTTCACTGGATAAAACTGAAATGATACCCATTAAACCATAACTCCCCATTCCCatagcccctggtaaccatcattttcctttctgtctctttgattttgactactctaatACCTCAATTAAttggaatcattcagtatttgtttttttgtgcttcgcttatttcatttagcataacatgCATATtatagcatatgtcagaatttcctttttaaggctgaatgataatCCATTGTCTCATTTACTTTTGACCCATTCATAGCAATGAACTTTAAATGAGTGTTCACAGGGcctgtggctggctcagtcagtaggtcatgtgactcttgatctcagggtcatgagttcaagccccacgttgggggtagagtttactattaaaaaaataaaaataaaagagtggtGTTCACATCTCAAAAAAGGTCAGGCATGTAGATATTTGTCCCTCCTGAATCCATGGTAGGCATCACTATGTGAGGCACAGTACATGGCATTCActaggaattcagtaaatatttgaacccagcatttttttttcccactgaaccTAGATTTGGCTTCAGAATCTTTCTTAACACAAAATCCTAGGCAACCTTGTAATAGATCAGAATTGGTATGCCAGTTGACCTGCTTCATTTGACAAGAAAAGGGAAATCCTGTTCAGTAATCTGTTTTGTGACCTTTACGGTTCTAAGGCACTTAACAGTCATCTTACTgaagtcttttgtttctttatcaaTTACAAAATCTGAGTGCTAGGTTGGCACTGACATTGCAGAACTTTAGAGAAGTTACTATGAAAATTATTCTTAAGCACTTAAGAAAAATGCAAGAGtactttgagttttaaaaatttagagtGCTTTTCCACAACGTTAGTTAACtataaataatacaaagtaaTAGATTGGTTCTATATTAGTTGCCTGACATATTAGCTTCAGATTACAATGTTtttagaggggcacctgtgtggctgaGTCCGTtaggcctccaactcttggtttcagctcaggtcatgatctcggggtcgtgagatcgagccccaagttgggccccacactcagcatggaatctgcttgagattctttaccctccctctccctccccttctgctcctccccgtctgcgtgtgctctttctctaaaataagtaaataaaatctttaaaatgtttccaaatactTAGTGTATCTGAACTGCTCTAACAGAAAAAGAACGGTATGCATTTAAACATAGCAGATAAATCTGATCATGGctgctttgttttctcatcttggTTTATAAGGTTTTGTCTGACTGTACCTGTGAAtattattattcagtcataaattAGGTGAGGGAAGGCACCTAGGAGAATCTTGTGGGCACTTAATGGCATTTTATGACCTATTAAAATCCACAGTTGgatattttatcagtttttgagGTACTTGGTGCTGATTATAGGGAAAATCGTGTATTTTCTTAAGCATAGACCtacactagattttttttaaccttgacgTTGCCATTTTGAGCTAGATTttgtggtggggggaagggggtgaaAGGGGGCTATCCTGTGCACTGttggatgtttaacagcatccgTGGCCTCTGTTCACTGGATGCCAATAGCACCCCCTtggttgtgacaaccaaaaatatctccagacattgtcacATGTACCCTGGAGGGCAAAATCACCCcaactgagaaccactggtctagactAATGACCAGTAACTCTTTTCTGGAGATTCCTTGGTTAGGAATGTTACAGGCCTTACAGAATGAACTACCTGGAAATTGAATGTTCACAGTCCTTAGAAATGAACTCTGGGCCCTGattgggattatttttttcttccaggtcaGCATTTCTTGCAGCACACATCCCACTTTTTTTGTACCCCTTTTTGCACACTGTCAGCAAAACGCGGCCCTTTGAGTATCTTCGGCTAACCAGTCTTGGAGTTATTGGTAAGTTATTGGGGTGATTTTGCAGGTCTGAAATCTTCATAATAGTGATCTTAGGTGTTTTGTCTTTTATAGCTTTTGTTCAccaattgtttgtttttgtctttgaggTTGAGTCTATTTTCACTAATAAATGAGGacataataaatagtaataaacaacacatatttattaagtaataagtaaataagtaatacAGTGGTTCTTATCAAGTGCCACTCTGAGTGTTGTTAATAAAGGTATGAGACCCAACATTTGGGATTAAATTCAGCATATGTGTAGAAACAATTACCGGAATCATAGGGAGAATAAAGAACAAGCTGAAGTCAACAAAGAGTAGTATTACAGAGATGAgaatttgagttgttttttttgggatgcctgggtggctcagtctgttaagtgtctaactcttgatttcacctcaggtcgtcatcccagggttgtgaggttgagtcccatgtcagactccgtgctgagtagggtgcctgcttgggtttctctctctccctctccctcggcccctcccccccacttgagCCCacacactctcaaaaaaaaaaaaaaaaagaatttgcattgtttttttttgttttgtttctctttctaacTTCTAAGTTGTCCTCCCATAACTACAGATGTTTGTCCTCTATTGCACCTAGTTGAATTTTTCTATGCCAAAATTAATGTtcctacatatatttattatgggAGATGTGTCTAAAGTACATTTTActcaagaaaataatatattagcTGTTTCAGATCTCAGACTCCCAGATAATAAAGACCTGTCTTTggatttgtgaaaaataaatatattcaagaagGTTTCTTTCCAAATTCCCCTCAATGTCTTTATCTCATAGTTTTCACATACTGACCAAACCATGAGAACATTGATTGTACAAACTTTGTTTTCTTCGGTTATTGTTTGTATGTTCAACCTGTGTTCATATCCCTATGATTATAAATTATGGGTCAGGAAGTATACTTTAAAAGTTTAGTACTTCTATCGCTTCTCAGcattttggctaagatcaagtgtagtatctgttccTATCAGTTTAAAAGTTTAGTACTTCTGACACATATTTCTCAGAGACATTTTATTGTACATTTAAGGAGTAGCTTCTATCTCCTATACTCCAAATTAATGTTACTGTGTTTTACATCCCAtccaaatatactctatatagaaaCATTTTCCCCCAGTATATTGCTGTTTTTAAGCTATGAAAATTTCTTATATAGGATTTAAAACATGAACAAGGTACCAGCCAAAAGAAAGCACTTCTATCCTTAATTCTGATTTAAATCATCCTACTTCTGTTGGTTTTTTGACCATGACAGTTAGATGATCATTAGGAGATGTTAGGATAAAGTTAACTGTAGGGGGATAAAAAAGATATTGGGACAGTGTTAAGCCATTGTCTACCCTTgcatatattttccaaaagttaATTTCTCCAAGTCAGTTGAGAGTACAAGCAGAAGGTAAATATTTGGGCCTAGACTTTTTGCTTACAGTTCAAAAGTTATCAGACAGGtttgaatataaatgaaatgatacataagaaattagaaaatacttgaaaatgaataaaataaaaacatagtagAACTTACAGGATGTAGCTAAAGCAGGGCTTGGAGGGAAAATTATAGCATAAAATGGTAATactagaaaggaagagaagtcaTCAATTTCAAAGCTTTCCACTTTAAGAAAACTAGGAAAAGGAGCAAATCAAattaaacagaaggaaggaaataataaaggataGACATCAttgaaaatgagaacagaaaaacagtaggtaaaatcaatgaaaccaaaagctgaccttcttttgagatataattgacatataacattgtattagttttaaatgtacagcataatgatttgatatatgtatatattggaGAGTGATGACTACAttaagttaacatccatcaccacacatgcactggctcagttggtggagcatgggactcctgatcttggggatgtgagttcaagtcccacattgggtgtagagattacttaaaaataaaatcttaaaaatccatcaccacacagttataaaaattttttttcttgtgatgagaacctttaagatttatcatcttaacaactttcaaatatgcaatacaatgTTGTTACTGTAGTTACTGTACATTACATCTGCAGGACTTATTTATAACAGAaggtttgtactttttgaccaccCTTACCCATTCACCCATCCCCaattttttactgaaaaaaattcaatggaATTAATAAACCTCTAACCAGAtagactgggaaaaaaagagaaaacacaaattacaagTTCCAGGAATGAAAGGGTGTATGTTATACAGACTGTACAGACATTAGAAGAATAATGACTACTGTTAATAACTGTGCCCATAAATTTGATGACTTGGGTGAATGGGCAAATTTTATGAAAGTTTCATTCTGCCGGACTCTACTCAAGAAAATAGATAATTGGAATAGTCTTACGtctattaaattgtttttgtaGTTGAAAACCTTCCATTATAGAAAACTCTGGGCCCGAGTGATTTCACTGATGAagtctaccaaaaatttaaagaaataataccaattctacaaaACTTTTCCAGAACATAGAGGCTTCTAAACTCTTGGTGAGGCCAGCATTAATTACTCTgataataaaaccagaaaaaaaacattataagaaaactataggccagtatCCCTCAAGAACATAGATGtagaaattctcaacaaaatgttaacaaatcaagtccaacaatatataaaaaggatcatCATGACCAAATGGGTTTATCCCATAATTGCATGATGGTTTAACTTTCAAAAGTCAGTCAATACAGAGGTGcctagagcgcctgggtggctcagtccttaagcttctgccttcggctcaggtcatgatcccagggtcctgggatcttgagccccacatcgggctctctgctcagtgggaagtttgcttctccctctcccactccccctgcttgtgttccctctctcgctgtctctctctctctgtcaaataaataaaatcttaaaaaaaaaatacaggggtgcctgatTGACTCATTTGGTAAAGTATGcgactcttgttctcagggtttgagttcaagccccacattgggtgtagagattacttaaaaataaaatcttaaaaaaaaatcatcagtcaATATGTATCAATGGACTAAAGAAGAAACAACATATGCCCATttctttagcttaaaaaaaaaagcttttgatagtattcagcatccatttatgattaaaaactccAGCAAAGTAGAAATAGAGGGAACTTTCTCAACCcgataaagttttaaaaaataagtcttacAGTTAAGATCATAGTTAATGTGAAAAACTATGTTTTGTATTCCTAAGATTGAGAACAAGGCaaagataataatatatattattatatataataatacatataatagtgtatatctattatatatgtaataaagaataaatattctCACCACTCCTGTTCAGTATCATCCTGGAAATCCTACCTGTTGCAGtaaggcaagagaaaaaataaagggcatacaaattagaaaaaaattagattgcCTATTTTATGTGCTAGCTAAAAcagaaattgaaaatttaaaaacctacatttataatagcaccaaaacaTGATGTAAGTCTTAAAAAAGATGTGCAAGATCTGTAGCTAAAAAACTACAAagcaatgatgaaagaaatcaaagaagacctaaataaatggagatacatCATGTTCATTAATTGGTATATCAATGATTCGATATTGTtgagatgtcagttctcccccaaactgatatatatgtatatttagaacAATGCCaacaaaatcccagcaggattttttttatatagaaactgacaagctgtttctaaaatttatatggaaaggcaaatgaACTAGaatattcagggttttttgttttaaagatttatttattttagagagtgtgtgtgagcctggggaggggcaaaggaagagcgGAAgcagagcgcagagcccaacatggggcttgatctcaggaccctgagatcatgacctgagctgaaaccaagagtcggtcattcattcaaccaactgagccaccctggcacccctagaatatccagtttttaaaaagaaggacaAAGGTGGAAGATGtacattacctgatttcaagacctGGAAAACCATTtgtcaagacagcatggtattggagAAAAGCTAGACTtgtagatcaatggagcagaattgGGGAGTCCAGAAATTGACCCATAGAAATATGATTaattcatttttgacaaagcTGCAAAGAATTtagtggagaaaagatagtcttttcaataaatggtgctggaacaatttgaTATCCAtatgtaaaacaatgaaacacGATCTATACTTGTACTctataaaaattaactccaaatggattttAGACCTACGTGTAAAGTCAACATGAAACAGTAATTGGACATCTGCTTTAGGCCATATTAGTACATTATGGTATATGCTGTTTGCTATGGTGTTTAAAGATGTAGCATTTGTAGATTGCCAGTTCTTGTTACATGATACTCCTTTCTCTTCTGAAGTAAGTGATTTTAGTTGTTACAGATCTGATTAACCTAGGCCTTTCATATAAAAGCTAGTTGATACATTGGGCAGCTTGGGGATTTGTTTAATGGAGTTCTGCTTCCCTCTATACAGAATGGAGAAGATTAACACTGAACTGTCTGTTACCTGGTCAGTGGTGTCAGGTTAGAACTCAATAGAATtgggatgaattttaaaaatcatttgttccAACTCTTATTTTATAAACAGGCCTATAAAGAGAAGGTAACTCTATCAAATTTAGGTAAACTAGTTGTGGAACTAGAATTAGAGTtgaggtgtgtttgtgtgtgtgtttcttgtttGGGTACACCCTACCATGTTTGCACTCTTTGGAGAGAGTGACAGTTAACCAAGAAGCAATGTTTGTTTATGTCCATTGTGCAATAGGGATTCAAACTGACACCGTTTCTTTGCTACCTGGGAATATCCCTTTATATTGATACAGAATTCTTCTCTCTAAcctaaaataaatggagaatagATGGTGATATTATTGTGTGGTTGTCTACCAGGAGTAATAGAAAAATGATTTAGAGGGCTGACCTGCTGCTGACTGTGTGATGGACCAGAATTGGTACCTGATCTTTGAAATGCTGGTACAAGCAACctgtgctttctcttcctcttttttttttttttttttttttaatagcagtaTGAATCTGATCCTCTGACATGGACCCTAGTTTGTGTTCTCTGTTATTTAAGTTCCACAACTAGCTGGATGAACCCTACaaagttcattttaattaaaaacctgactctgaaataattttgtttgtcCATATTTTCTTTAGGGGCTCTAGTGAAAACGGATGAGCAGGAAGTAATCAACTTTTTATTGACAACAGAAATTATCCCTTTGTGTTTGCGCATTATGGAATCTGGAAGTGAACTTTCTAAAACGGTATGTGCTTTTTCAACATAGTTTCTATATTGTGTTGGCTCTTGGACTATTTATGGTCCTAGGATCATTTTCTGTGTCCCTTCAGGCTTCTTGAaacttctatgtatttattttttctttcagataaaaattgttaaaaaaggATCATTTAAAAACCCCAACCCTTAAGAGGAATATAAAGTTAAACActtaatttctcccttttctctgaaaCTACTTCTCCAAAGGTATATTATTcgagactttttttgttttaatttatttatttgagagagagagagagagagcgtgagcagtgggggagaggaagaagcaggctccctgctcagtaagaggggacttttttttttttaagattttattaatttatttgtcagagagagagagagcacaagcagggggagtggcaggcagagggagagggagaagcaggctctctgctgagcagggagcctgacacagggttcgattccaggaccctaggatcatgacctgagccaaaagcagacacttaacagagtgaacaacccaggcaccccctaatccAGACATTTTTTATGCATACTCAAGTGTATACTATACGTACTTGAGCTTCTACTTACTTTGCTCCTTAACTATGAATGACAACATGGCTGGGTATAAAACTCTTACCTAATTTTCCCTGTCAGAACTCTGTTGTCATGGCTTTGTTGTCGTCTGATATTGAATATACAGTGAAATCTTGGGCCAGCctaagtttttccttttcttggtgaATTTGCCTTTTCTGTGTGGATGTCTGTaagcttcttttattattttttagttcatttgataatcttctatcagttttttttttttggaagagccTACTCTTTGTGtctcttgttaatttttatagtttttaatttgttttggcCTCTCCAACAACATCAGTTATGCTATATTGTATATCTTTcctatcttttttccccttctagtagctttctgcttttttattttatgtcaggTGATTTTCCTCAAGGCTACTTTCGATGTTGCTGACTATTTTTAGCAATATCCTACCTCTGCTTCTAAAGTATGCTCACTcatattgaattaattttttaattcagtgaatAATGCTGAGTTGGATATAAGCAgatgtaatgatttttaaatttatttatttatttaagattttatttatttatttgacagagagagacacagtgagagagggaacacaagcagggggagtgggagagggagaagcaggcttcccagggagcagggagcccaatgcggggcttgatcccaggaccctgggatcatgacctgagccaaaggcagatgcttaacgactgagccacccaggcgcccctaaaattttttatttttaacatgcaatacaggggcagggcgcctgggtggctcagatggttaagcatctgccttcagctcaggtcatgatcccagggtcctgggatcgagtcccgcatcgggctccctgctccttgggagcctgcttctccctctgcttctctctctctctctccctctgtctctcatgaataaataaaatctttaaaaaaaaaaaaacatgcaatacAGGGGCACGTGGAAATCAGAGGAACGcatggctcttgatctcaggttcatgaattcaagtcccatgttgggtatagagattacttaaaaaaataaatga
Coding sequences within it:
- the CNOT9 gene encoding CCR4-NOT transcription complex subunit 9 isoform X1, with amino-acid sequence MKFTCSLSCFYLKPVPTALAQVDREKIYQWINELSSPETRENALLELSKKRESVPDLAPMLWHSFGTIAALLQEIVNIYPSINPPTLTAHQSNRVCNALALLQCVASHPETRSAFLAAHIPLFLYPFLHTVSKTRPFEYLRLTSLGVIGALVKTDEQEVINFLLTTEIIPLCLRIMESGSELSKTVATFILQKILLDDTGLAYICQTYERFSHVAMILGKMVLQLSKEPSARLLKHVVRCYLRLSDNPRAREALRQCLPDQLKDTTFAQVLKDDTTTKRWLAQLVKNLQEGQVTDPRGIPLPPQ
- the CNOT9 gene encoding CCR4-NOT transcription complex subunit 9 isoform X3, whose protein sequence is MHSLATAAPVPTALAQVDREKIYQWINELSSPETRENALLELSKKRESVPDLAPMLWHSFGTIAALLQEIVNIYPSINPPTLTAHQSNRVCNALALLQCVASHPETRSAFLAAHIPLFLYPFLHTVSKTRPFEYLRLTSLGVIGALVKTDEQEVINFLLTTEIIPLCLRIMESGSELSKTVATFILQKILLDDTGLAYICQTYERFSHVAMILGKMVLQLSKEPSARLLKHVVRCYLRLSDNPRNGDNSI
- the CNOT9 gene encoding CCR4-NOT transcription complex subunit 9 isoform X2, which gives rise to MHSLATAAPVPTALAQVDREKIYQWINELSSPETRENALLELSKKRESVPDLAPMLWHSFGTIAALLQEIVNIYPSINPPTLTAHQSNRVCNALALLQCVASHPETRSAFLAAHIPLFLYPFLHTVSKTRPFEYLRLTSLGVIGALVKTDEQEVINFLLTTEIIPLCLRIMESGSELSKTVATFILQKILLDDTGLAYICQTYERFSHVAMILGKMVLQLSKEPSARLLKHVVRCYLRLSDNPRAREALRQCLPDQLKDTTFAQVLKDDTTTKRWLAQLVKNLQEGQVTDPRGIPLPPQ